In Canis lupus dingo isolate Sandy chromosome 25, ASM325472v2, whole genome shotgun sequence, one genomic interval encodes:
- the PALLD gene encoding palladin isoform X8 has translation MARRLLGADSATVFNIQEPEEETANQEIESPHASVGSTLDGQKEYKVSSCEQRLISEIEYRLERSPVDESGDDIQFGDVPVENAVAPFFEMKLKHYKIFEGMPVTFTCRVTGNPKPKIYWFKDGKQISPKNDHYTIQRDLDGTCSLHTTASTLDDDGNYTIMAANPQGRISCTGRLMVQAVNQRGRSPRSPSGHPHVRRPRSRSRDSGDENEPIQERFFRPHFLQAPGDLTVQEGKLCRMDCKVSGLPTPDLSWQLDGKPIRPDSAHKMLVRENGVHSLIIEPVTSRDAGIYTCIATNRAGQNSFSLELVVAAKEAHKPPVFIEKLQNTGVADGYPVRLECRVSGVPLPQIFWKKENESLTHSTDRVSMHQDNHGYICLLIQGATKEDAGWYTVSAKNEAGIVSCTARLDVYTQWHQQPQSTKPKKVRPSASRYAALSDQGLDIKAAFQPEASPSHLTLSTPGLVESEDL, from the exons ATGGCTCGTCGATTACTAGGTGCTGACAGTGCAACTGTTTTTAATATTCAGGAGCCAGAAGAGGAAACAGCTAATCAG GAAATTGAGTCTCCTCATGCTTCTGTAGGGAGTACTCTGGACGGTCAAAAG GAATATAAAGTGTCCAGCTGTGAACAGAGACTCATCAGTGAGATCGAGTATAGGCTAGAAAGGTCTCCTGTGGATGAATCAGGTGATGATATCCAGTTTGGGGACGTGCCTGTGGAAAATGCAGTGGCACCATTCTTTGAGATGAAGCTGAAACACTACAAGATCTTCGAGGGAATGCCTGTAACTTTCACATGCAGAGTGACTGGGAACCCAAAGCCAAAG ATCTATTGGTTTAAAGATGGAAAGCAGATCTCTCCAAAGAATGATCACTACACCATTCAAAGGGATCTTGATGGGACGTGCTCTCTCCATACCACAGCCTCCACCCTAGATGATGATGGGAATTACACAATTATGGCTGCAAACCCTCAG GGCCGCATCAGTTGTACTGGACGCCTCATGGTACAGGCTGTCAACCAAAGAGGCCGCAGTCCCCGCTCTCCCTCAGGCCACCCTCATGTCAGAAG GCCTCGTTCTAGATCAAGGGACAGTGGAGATGAGAATGAACCAATTCAGGAGCGATTCTTCAGACCTCACTTCTTGCAGGCTCCCGGAGATCTAACAGTTCAAGAAGGAAAACTGTGTAGAATGGATTGTAAG GTCAGTGGGTTACCAACCCCAGATCTAAGCTGGCAACTAGATGGAAAACCTATACGCCCCGACAGTGCTCACAAGATGCTCGTGCGTGAGAATGGGGTGCACTCTCTGATCATAGAGCCGGTCACATCACGAGATGCCGGCATCTACACATGTATAGCCACCAACCGAGCAGGACAAAACTCATTCAGCCTGGAGCTTGTGGTTGCTG CCAAAGAAGCACACAAACCTCCCGTGTTTATTGAGAAGCTGCAAAACACAGGAGTTGCTGATGGATACCCAGTGAGGCTGGAATGCCGTGTTTCAGGAGTGCCACTGCCTCAGatattttggaagaaagaaaatgaatcgCTCACTCACAGTACTGACCGAGTGAG CATGCACCAGGATAACCATGGCTACATCTGCCTGCTTATTCAGGGAGCCACAAAAGAAGATGCTGGGTGGTACACAGTGTCAGCCAAGAATGAAGCAGGGATTGTGTCCTGTACTGCCAGGCTGGATGTTTACA CCCAGTGGCATCAGCAGCCACAGAGCACCAAGCCAAAGAAAGTACGGCCCTCAGCCAGTCGCTATGCGGCACTTTCGGACCAGGGACTAGACATCAAGGCAGCGTTCCAACCGGAAGCCAGCCCATCCCACCTGACGCTCAGTACTCCCGGCTTGGTAGAAAGTGAGGACCTGTAA